In Spirosoma pollinicola, the genomic window CCAGTCGGCTGCAAAGCGGACCGCATAAATCAGGGCTGAGAATGCCCCGATCCGAGCCAATTACTTCTGGATGGATAGCATAATTGACGAGTGTGACAATGGGTTTGCCTGCATTCTCGCCAGATGTTGCCGTGGCCTGGATAACTCCGCAGCGAGGGTCGTATAGCTCGGGGGCGTAATAGTTATAGGCAATTTGGCCTTTCGCATCGCCAACCGCGATTTTTAGTGTAGCCGGGCTTACAGTAGCTAAGGCTTCATTGACAGCGTCGGCTATAGCCTGTACGCATTTGTTCAGATAAGCAAGGTCAGCAAACGATTCGCCTTTCTCATTCGGGAAACCGTAGGCATCGGGGCCGCTGTGTGTATGCGTGCAGCCAATAAGGATATTTTCGGGTGGAATGCCCTTTATCAGTGCTCTCGATTTGTTGCCAAGTACGGATGGCCACCCCAGGTTGTCGACGCTAACGATGGCAATACGCGTAGCGCCTTTTTCGAAGACACAGGCTCTCACATAGAGTTCCCCTTTTTTCTCGACTGCTTTTTTGGGCGTACCAATACCCCCCGAAACCGGTAACAAAGGATTGGGCGTGATAAGCCGGACGGCGGCTCCCGCTTTGAAGTCCTGTGCCAAAGCGGGAAAGATCAGGCCTAAAAAAGTAACTAGCAGAAGGAGTTTTTTCATACTTTGATAGCACAAGGCTCTTGCCTTGTGCTGTTATCATCCGGCCTCTGGCCGAATAAACCCGATGTTGTCTATTCGGCCAGAGGCCGGTTAATTATAGCACAAGGCAAGAGCCTTGCGCTATCAGATCATAACAAATTAACTACCACGGCTTCCCTGTTCCCTGAACCAGCCACGGTTTTGACCAGGCACTGTTTTTTCCGTCAGACTGTGAGTTGGCGGTTACTTCCAGTTTGTCTATGGCCGTTCCGGCGTTGGCTTTGTTGAGGTTCAACTCATCCCGCATGTAATAAAAGCGCAGGGGAAGCGCCTTTCGTTTTGCCGCATAACCTGCCGAGAGGGCCGGTAAACCCGTACGTCGGTAATCGAACCACGCTTCCGTAGCGTTTGTCCAGCTGGCAATCCATTTCTGGCCGATGATCTGTGCCAGCGTACCATCGTAGGCAACACCTTTCTGAGCAATGAAGGTCGTGTAGCTACTGGATAACCCCCAGGCGGTAAGTGAGGCTTTAACACCTGCTTCGTACTGCGTTTTTGCATCACCGGCGGCCCAGCCTTTCGATGAAGCCTCGGCCAGAATAAACCGCACTTCTGCCGCCGACATCAGCCGGGCTTTCAGCAACGGGCCTTTCGCCTGCGTGTATATTTCATTCAGGTACGAAACGTGTGGATTGACCGATGTCTGGCCCGGTGTCGGGTTGAAGTTGTAGCCCGATGGGAGCTGCGAAACACTTGGTGGCAGCCCTACATAATTCGGATCGGTATCAATCTGAGTCGTACCTACTTTATCCGGCGACAGATACCGTACACCGTTTATGATTTTATCGGTACCGGCAGGCAGTGAGGCATCGACAGAAAGGGGGATTTCTACCTTTTTTGCCCAAATAGCGAGCCGTGGGTCTTTGGTAGCCTGCATGGGTTTAAGCAGGGTCGAGCACATTTTTATCCGGCGGTAGTTGCTGCCGCTGATGTCGAACACCGTATTGGCTGGCCAGGAATCACCGGCATTGTTGCCCGCAAACGCCATTGTTGCATCGGCTGACGCATCGTCGATGATTGGGTACTGGGCAGGATTGGCAACAATTTTTTCAATACCGGCTTTAGCTACATCGGGCTGCTTAGCCGAAATGCGCATCAGGTATCGCAGCTTGAGTGAGTTGGCGAGTTTCTGCCATTTGGCCGGATCACCCGCATAATACATATCAGCGTTTTCGACAATGCTGGAATAGGCTGTTTTTGGTTTCGACAGCAAAACGCTGGCTTTATCCAGATCCGCCAGAATGCCCGCGTAGATGGTGGCCTGATCGTCAAATTTTGGCGCAATATAATCTGCGCTACCCTGTTCGCCCTTCAGCGCATTGGTGTAGGGCGCATCGCCCCAAAGGTCGGTAATCATGCCAAAGATCATGGATTTCATAACCAGGGCCACTCCCTGCTGAAATTCCATGTTGAGCGTAACCGCCCGCTGGTAGAGCAGGTCATTGTTGCGCAGCAGATCATAATATCCGGTCCAGCTTTGGTCGCCACCCCAGTCGTAGTCATTATGTCCGCTGAAAAAGGCATCTTTCTGCGTGTGCTGAACCACGCCGGACATGTCCTGATAGCCAAGGTTTAAGAACGTCTTCCCGGTCTCGGTGAGCACGGTGGGCAGAATCAGGTTCGGGTTAACCGTTTCGGGCTGAACGCCGTTTGGGTTCACATTCAACTGGCTCAGGTCTTTGCAGGAAAACAGGAAAGACAGTAGCAGAACCAGGCAGGCAGTGTTCTTTATAAAGGTATTTTTCATGGCAAATGGCGTTTGAAGTTCTTAAAACGTGAGACCAAGTTTGAAACCGACCGGAATAGTCCAGGGCGTTACGTTGTACCGCTCGATGCCTTGTTTAAACTGCGTACCGGCCTGTGGGCTGGACTGAGGCTGGAAAGCCATTTCGGGATCGACGTTGATTTTGGCAGCTGTCCACAAAATGATGTTTCGGCTGTAGACCGAGAATGTAGCGCTTTGCAGGCCAATCGACTTGACAAACTGAGCGGGTAGTTCATAGCCCAGCGACACTTCCCGAAGTTTGACAAAGGAGGCATCAAATGTGGCGGCTCGGGTAAAACTCCAGGGGTAGTTATCGCCATAAGGAATAATTTTGGTGCCTGCTCCACCCAGATTTTCGGTGTAGCCGGTTATGTTACCCTGCGAGTCATACTGCGCAATAACCCCCGGATTGAAAACGCCATACGCATACGTTTTACCACCAAATTCAAATGGATAGCCACCATAGGCTGCTGTTGGTCCACCTACGATAGGGAAGTAATTGCCCTGAATCTTGATGTTCTTATCGGCGTTTTCTACCAGCCAGTTACGGAGGGCGTCGCCGGTTCGGTCGCCGGGGTTAATCAGGTTATCCAAAAACCGCTGTGAGCGCAGGTCGGATTCCATGTACCGGTAGGTTTGCGATACGAAATCGCCACCTGCCCGCCAATCGAGGGAGAAGTTGAGTGTAAACCCTTTGTAGGAAAGTGAGCTTTGGGCACCCAGCATGAAGTTGGGATTGAAGTTCCCGATCTTGTTCTTCGTGTTAGTCGCGCTTTTGCTCTGCCAGGAACCGTCATTGTCCAGAATGGGATAGCCATAATAGGATGATTTCTGGTCGGTTACGGTAATAACCTCTGCATCGTAAATGTCCCCTACTTTATCGCCTACATACGTCCAGGCACCCCCTTTCGCATCGGTCCAGAGAGTATAATAGGGAATGCCTTCGGCCAGTTCTTTTATACGCGTTGTGTTCTTGGTGAAATTGGTGGTCAGGTCCCAGCGCAAACCACCTTTGTCGACGAGTGTGCCGCCGAGCGATAGTTCGATACCACGGCTTTCCAGCAGACCCGCATTGATGTTTTTTGTGGTGAAACCAGACGATGGAGAAATCTGCGAAGGCAGAATCTGGTTGCGGTTGTCGGACATATAGTATGTTCCCGAGAAGCGGAGTCGATTTCGGAACATGTTGTAGTCAATACCTACTTCGTAGGAAGTGGCAATTTCCGGTTTCAGATTGGGCAGCAAAATACTTCCCGATTTCGACAGGCGTGTTACACCGTTCCAGGCACCCGCATCGCCCAGGGTAGGATAGAGGCTGTAGGGGTTTGCATCATTACCAACCTGCGCAACCCCGGCCCGAAGTTTAAACATGTCGACGTTGTTGGACAGGTGCACTATTTCGTTGAGCAGCAAACTCAGCGAAGCCGACGGATAGAAATACGAGCGATTGTTGACCGGCAAAGTACTTGACCAGTCATTGCGGGCGGTTAAGTCCAGGTAAATCATGTCTTTGTAGCCCAGGTTAGCCGTAGCATACGCGCTGTAAATGGCCTTCTTGTAGAGGTAGTTGCTATACTGAAGATTATTTGGCGCGATATTCTGAATGGTGTACAGGCCCGGAATAATCAGACCCGCGCCACTTTTGCTGCTGTTGCTCAAGTCCGTCGATTGCGAGTAACGGTTGTTTCCCCCCGCCGATACCACAACGCTCAGGGCATTAAACCGCTTGGTATACGTTGCCAGGAAGTCGGCATTCCGTTCGTAGCGTTTCAGATTGATCAGACCATATGCCCCATTAGGTTCGCCGGTATAGCTTTTGGCTATTTTGGTTTCCCGCTGTTCAGAATAGGTGTCAAGTGCATAGCGCCCCATCAATTTGATTTCGGGAGTGATCTGCCATTCGGCTTTCAGGTTACCAAATACCCGATCCCGTACGTAGCCATTGTTTACTTCATAGGCCAGAAACCAGGGGTTATTATAGTTGCCTATACTTTGTGATTGCTGTTGTAAGCCTTCTTTACCGGGCACCCAGTAATTTCTCAGATCATTGATGTCGATGTGCGAACCCACCCCATATGCCCATTGCAGGGGGTTGGTACCGCGTTCGCCAGCAGGCCGGTTGTTGGAATTATTGCGGCTGAAATCCAGGTTTGTACTCAGCGTCAGTTTGCTGTTGACCCGCACATTTGTGCTGATGGCCAGCGTATTTTTGAACAGATCAGAATTAGGGACAATCCCCCGGCTGCTCATATTGGAATAGGACAGTCGATAGGTGATCTTCTCCGAATTGTTCGAGATCGACACTCCGTTTGTGCTTGTAATGCCGGTCCGGACAAAATCCCGAACGTTGTTTGGATGCGACACAAGGGGCGTTGGAATTTGATTGCCGTCGCTCCCAACGGGACTATTCCATTGAATGGCGTTATACCCTTTGTCTAATTCGGGGCCAACACCGCCCGACGAACTCTCGTCGATTTGCAGAATTCCGCCCGGATAAGGATTGTTGTCGGGTGTAAATGGAAGAATACCCGTGGCAAATTTGCTGCCCATTTTCAGGTATTTATAGGGCTGGTCAAAAACAGTATTCGACGTAACCGATACCGTCATTTTCTGTGATTTTGAGCCGCTTTTGGTTGTAATCAATACCACGCCATTACCCGCCCGTGAGCCATATAAAGCAGCCGCGCTCGGGCCTTTCAATATGGATATGTTCTCCACATCGTCGGGGTTAATGTCCGAAATGGCATTTCCATAATCGACGCGGTTGTCGTTACCTATCTGGCTAACATTGTTCAATGAATTGGCGACAGGAACCCCATCGACCACAAACAGCGGCTGGTTGTCGGTATTAAGGGATTTGGCTCCCCGGATAATCATACTGACCGACGAGCCCGACGGCCCGGTTGAGCTGATCTGAACACCGGCTACGCGACCCGCCAGTGAATTCAGGACGTTTTCCTGTGCTACCCGGCTCAGGTCCTTTCCCTGCACTTCGCCTACGGAGTAGCCCAGCGAGCGTGCTTCGCGCTTGATTCCCAGCGCCGTAACAACCACTTCGCCCAGTACTTCGTTGTTTTCGACTAAGGCAACATCAATGATCGACTTGTTGCCAACCACGACTTCCTGCGTTTTGTAGCCGATAAACGAATAGACAAGAACCGCGTTGTCGGCGTTTACGGTGATGGAGTAGTTTCCCCGCTGATCCGTAATCGTTCCGATCTGGGTGCCTTTTATTACAATATTGGCGCCCGCAATCGACTGGTTATTAGTGCCTATTGTTACGTTCCCGGTTATGGTTCTGGCCGGTTTATTTTTGGCAGATCCATTGGCCAGCACATGCGTGAAGCAGACCCCTACCAGCATAATGATGGGTAGTGTTTGCCTCAGAATCAGCTGAAAAGTAGAGAATGGTTTCATGCGTGTTCAATTATAAGGTGGTCGATAAATACACAGATTAATAGGCAGGCTATAGTTATTTACGGGGTTGGCGGACTGGTTTTATTTCGTTTGTTTATCCGGTTCAGGCTGATACGGATGTTGGTTCAGCAACTCCGTAAATAATGCTTCCAGTACTTCAGAATAGGTCTGTATGGCATCGGGCTTATGCAGACCCGCTAAAAAAAGATCCAGCTCCGCTCCCGACAGCTTATTTTTGAGTAGTTGCTCAATCAGATAGTTACTGTCAGGCGTTGACATAGTATCGTACCCTTTAGCTGGTTTGCGTATAGTACGGCTGACCCTGACTAAAGGACTATCATTAAGCCTATTAATTTTTTCAGAAGTAATTACAAAACCGCAAAATCGAGTTTCTCCCGCAGGAGTTGCTTGGCTTTCACGAGTTGGTTTTTTACTGTGTTTTTTGAAATTCGCAGCATCATAGCAATTTCCTGATAGGATTTGCCTCCATCCACATTTAGAAGCAGTATCGTTTTTCGCTTTTCGGAAAGTGAGTTGACTGCGGCCTCAAGTCGGCTAATGCGAGCTTCCTGATCTTCTGGCTCGTCAAACGTGCCCTGCGTTCGCTCCATGTAGCGTTGACGCAGCAGTTGGTTCTTTTCAACTTGCTTCAGATAGTCGAATGCCCTGTTTCTAAGGCAGGTAAACAAGTAAGAACTGAAATTCAGGTTTGGATTGATCTGGGCTCGGCGCTCCCAGATTTTTATGAAAACATCATGAATCATGTTCTCTGCCTCTTCCTGGTCTTTCAATAAGTAAAGGCAGAATTTAAGGGCGGGGCTGCGGTAGTGCCGGTACAATTGTGCGAAAGCCGCCTGATCGCCCTGAATGACGTTGCTGAGAATACGATCAATTGGGAAGTTGAGGTGCATACAGGGAAGTTTTAGGTAGGTGGCCAAATGAAATAATTAGATCGAATTCCAGTTAAACTAATCGCCCCAGAGCATATGCCCCTTATCCGGATGGTCGATTATATCCCCTATCATTAATCACCTTGGAAGAAGGTAATTGAATAGTTTCAAGAATTTATTGTAATTATTTTGCCTTTTTTCCAAATAATATTTGGACTTCCCTGCCAAAGATTTTGTCACTACTAGCGGACAAAAGCTTTATCTTCCCTTAAAAAAAGCTTATAGCCAAAATTTTATTTGGCACAAATAGTAGCTTCGGAACAAATATAGAGCAGTATTTTTTAATTCGTTTTCGCACTTTGCGTATTAATGCCTTCTATTTGCGAAAACTATATTGATTTTATAATTACATAATATAAAGGGAAGAAAAATCTTCTTTATAGCCTTGAAATCAGTCAATTACTTAACCATAGTATAATATATAATTTATGAACAATGTCGGTTTCTTTACTTTGGCAGGTGATCGCCGGGTGTTATAGCCATTGCCTGTAAGCGTGCTATTTCTGGTATTCGACTGTTCATAAAAATTTACCTGCCTGCGAATAGCCCGATGCCGTTGGTTCGGCGTATATCAACAGAACATAGTATGCCCGATTTTTATGTATAAATTCTGTTTTTCTGAACTCCTCACGTTAGTTGTTGCCATCTTTTTTTTGAGTACGAACACGGTAGCACAATCGGTCTATCAGGACAAGCCATATGGGCAAGTTTATAGCGTTAAATATTATACGGAGAAATCCAGCGGAAACCTGTCCGGCCTGGCCTGCGACCGAAACGGCGTCGTTCAGATATGTTCGTCGGATGGTCTTCTGCATCCCTATGGGGGCGAGTTTCTGATACTTGGCACCTTACAGCCCGACCGGACGTATAGGCCGCTAGAGGATATGAAAGTAGCTGCCATTAGTTCTTGTGATCAGCAAATTGTTTACCTCAGCAACCGGGCAGTATTGAGTAATGCCTGGGCCGGAAAACTGCTTGGCGAACATCAACTTCCGAAAGCCAGATTCTTTGATGGAGGTACTAATTTTACGTTCCTTGTTTCGGACGGAAAGGCCCTGCATCTGGTCAAAGAGGGGGCTATTTTGTGGAAAGGAACAATCCCCGATGATGAGGTGATTGGTGTCCGGTTTCAGCCTGGTTCCGGTCTATTCTGGATATTAGGCCGAAAATCAGTGTATTCGCTTTCAGAAAAAGGGGACAAACTCAGCAAGGTGTTTGAGGGCAGCAACTTCACCTCGTTTACGCTTGCCGGCAAGAGCCCAGTGCTGATTATCGGTACCAGCGACGGCTATATCGAAGTTGATCCCATCCGTAAAAAGCAAATTGGGGCGATCCGCCGGAAACTCCCCTGTACCGACATTACGACTGTGGCCGAGGTAAATGGTACACTTTGGTTTGGCACCCCACAAGGTGCATTTGCCCTACGGCAAGATGGTAAATTCGACTACTACAATGGCGAACGCTGGTTGCCCGGTAATGCCGTAACCCAGATCGCGGCCGGGCCGAAAAACACAGTGCTGGTACTCACCACAGCGGGTATGGCCGAAATCAGAACGAAACTCATGACG contains:
- a CDS encoding SusD/RagB family nutrient-binding outer membrane lipoprotein, with protein sequence MKNTFIKNTACLVLLLSFLFSCKDLSQLNVNPNGVQPETVNPNLILPTVLTETGKTFLNLGYQDMSGVVQHTQKDAFFSGHNDYDWGGDQSWTGYYDLLRNNDLLYQRAVTLNMEFQQGVALVMKSMIFGMITDLWGDAPYTNALKGEQGSADYIAPKFDDQATIYAGILADLDKASVLLSKPKTAYSSIVENADMYYAGDPAKWQKLANSLKLRYLMRISAKQPDVAKAGIEKIVANPAQYPIIDDASADATMAFAGNNAGDSWPANTVFDISGSNYRRIKMCSTLLKPMQATKDPRLAIWAKKVEIPLSVDASLPAGTDKIINGVRYLSPDKVGTTQIDTDPNYVGLPPSVSQLPSGYNFNPTPGQTSVNPHVSYLNEIYTQAKGPLLKARLMSAAEVRFILAEASSKGWAAGDAKTQYEAGVKASLTAWGLSSSYTTFIAQKGVAYDGTLAQIIGQKWIASWTNATEAWFDYRRTGLPALSAGYAAKRKALPLRFYYMRDELNLNKANAGTAIDKLEVTANSQSDGKNSAWSKPWLVQGTGKPW
- a CDS encoding SusC/RagA family TonB-linked outer membrane protein, which translates into the protein MKPFSTFQLILRQTLPIIMLVGVCFTHVLANGSAKNKPARTITGNVTIGTNNQSIAGANIVIKGTQIGTITDQRGNYSITVNADNAVLVYSFIGYKTQEVVVGNKSIIDVALVENNEVLGEVVVTALGIKREARSLGYSVGEVQGKDLSRVAQENVLNSLAGRVAGVQISSTGPSGSSVSMIIRGAKSLNTDNQPLFVVDGVPVANSLNNVSQIGNDNRVDYGNAISDINPDDVENISILKGPSAAALYGSRAGNGVVLITTKSGSKSQKMTVSVTSNTVFDQPYKYLKMGSKFATGILPFTPDNNPYPGGILQIDESSSGGVGPELDKGYNAIQWNSPVGSDGNQIPTPLVSHPNNVRDFVRTGITSTNGVSISNNSEKITYRLSYSNMSSRGIVPNSDLFKNTLAISTNVRVNSKLTLSTNLDFSRNNSNNRPAGERGTNPLQWAYGVGSHIDINDLRNYWVPGKEGLQQQSQSIGNYNNPWFLAYEVNNGYVRDRVFGNLKAEWQITPEIKLMGRYALDTYSEQRETKIAKSYTGEPNGAYGLINLKRYERNADFLATYTKRFNALSVVVSAGGNNRYSQSTDLSNSSKSGAGLIIPGLYTIQNIAPNNLQYSNYLYKKAIYSAYATANLGYKDMIYLDLTARNDWSSTLPVNNRSYFYPSASLSLLLNEIVHLSNNVDMFKLRAGVAQVGNDANPYSLYPTLGDAGAWNGVTRLSKSGSILLPNLKPEIATSYEVGIDYNMFRNRLRFSGTYYMSDNRNQILPSQISPSSGFTTKNINAGLLESRGIELSLGGTLVDKGGLRWDLTTNFTKNTTRIKELAEGIPYYTLWTDAKGGAWTYVGDKVGDIYDAEVITVTDQKSSYYGYPILDNDGSWQSKSATNTKNKIGNFNPNFMLGAQSSLSYKGFTLNFSLDWRAGGDFVSQTYRYMESDLRSQRFLDNLINPGDRTGDALRNWLVENADKNIKIQGNYFPIVGGPTAAYGGYPFEFGGKTYAYGVFNPGVIAQYDSQGNITGYTENLGGAGTKIIPYGDNYPWSFTRAATFDASFVKLREVSLGYELPAQFVKSIGLQSATFSVYSRNIILWTAAKINVDPEMAFQPQSSPQAGTQFKQGIERYNVTPWTIPVGFKLGLTF
- a CDS encoding RNA polymerase sigma factor — its product is MHLNFPIDRILSNVIQGDQAAFAQLYRHYRSPALKFCLYLLKDQEEAENMIHDVFIKIWERRAQINPNLNFSSYLFTCLRNRAFDYLKQVEKNQLLRQRYMERTQGTFDEPEDQEARISRLEAAVNSLSEKRKTILLLNVDGGKSYQEIAMMLRISKNTVKNQLVKAKQLLREKLDFAVL